From the genome of Halomonas sp. MCCC 1A13316, one region includes:
- the darG gene encoding type II toxin-antitoxin system antitoxin DNA ADP-ribosyl glycohydrolase DarG, with the protein MIEYTRGNLLEADVEALVNTVNTVGVMGKGIALMFKEAFPENFAAYEAACKHQQVVTGRMFITERDALLGPRWIINFPTKQHWRAKTRVEWIESGLEDLKRVIREKGIRSIALPPLGCGNGGLDWAMVRPRIEAALAELDNVRVLVFGPTVEYQNVAKRSGVEKLTPARAMIAELVRRYWVLGIECSLLEVQKLAWLMEQRIIAHGLENPLKLEFQPHRYGPYSDRLRHLLNGLDGSYLHSEKRINDATPEEVVWFDESRRDRLHVYLRSAEAHPYAGVLEEVDALIDGFQSPLGMEVLATLDWLISQEHVEPTVEAIKEGLRHWPDDIAGQRKLRLFSDRLIALALERLREGSPTTQVISTAL; encoded by the coding sequence ATGATTGAGTATACCCGTGGCAATCTCCTCGAGGCCGATGTAGAGGCACTGGTCAACACCGTCAACACCGTCGGCGTGATGGGCAAGGGCATTGCCCTGATGTTCAAGGAGGCGTTCCCCGAGAACTTCGCCGCCTACGAAGCCGCCTGCAAGCATCAGCAGGTGGTGACCGGCCGTATGTTCATCACCGAGCGGGATGCCCTGTTGGGGCCACGCTGGATCATCAACTTCCCGACTAAGCAGCATTGGCGCGCCAAGACGCGAGTGGAATGGATCGAGTCCGGTCTGGAGGATCTCAAGCGGGTAATCCGCGAAAAGGGCATTCGCTCCATCGCTTTGCCACCGCTGGGCTGCGGCAACGGGGGGCTCGATTGGGCCATGGTGCGCCCGCGAATCGAGGCCGCCTTAGCCGAGCTGGATAACGTCCGCGTGCTGGTTTTCGGGCCCACCGTCGAGTATCAAAACGTCGCCAAGCGTAGCGGCGTGGAGAAGCTTACCCCCGCACGCGCCATGATTGCCGAACTGGTGCGCCGCTATTGGGTGTTAGGCATCGAGTGCTCACTGCTAGAGGTCCAAAAACTGGCCTGGCTGATGGAGCAGCGCATCATTGCCCATGGCCTTGAGAATCCACTCAAGCTCGAATTTCAGCCGCATCGCTATGGCCCATACTCCGATCGGCTTCGCCATCTGCTCAATGGCCTGGACGGCAGCTACCTGCATAGCGAGAAACGCATTAACGATGCCACTCCTGAGGAAGTCGTATGGTTCGATGAATCGCGACGGGATCGGTTGCATGTCTACCTGCGCAGCGCCGAAGCACACCCCTACGCCGGTGTACTCGAAGAAGTCGATGCACTGATCGACGGCTTCCAGTCACCGCTGGGAATGGAGGTGTTGGCGACGCTGGACTGGCTCATCAGCCAGGAGCATGTCGAACCGACCGTCGAAGCCATCAAGGAGGGCCTGCGACATTGGCCCGATGACATTGCCGGCCAGCGCAAGCTGCGGCTGTTCTCGGATCGCCTCATTGCGCTGGCATTGGAGCGGCTGAGAGAAGGGTCACCGACAACGCAGGTAATATCCACCGCTCTATAA
- the darT gene encoding type II toxin-antitoxin system toxin DNA ADP-ribosyl transferase DarT, translated as MATDLSRSLNPRKALIFRITHRDNLPWLLANGLYCPSAAEQAPRFITIGKQDLIDKRATRVVPVPPGGVLSDYIPFYFTPASMMLFNIVTGHGVQQQRREDIVVMVSSLPRLEQLGLPFLFSDRHAYLANAEFSDRLEDLADFVPWGLLQAKDFKRDLENPDKTDRYQAEALIHHHLPASALLGIGTYTDEVRVAVRAQVAAQQLSLKVVTRPNWFFQ; from the coding sequence ATGGCGACCGATCTCTCTCGCAGCCTGAACCCCAGAAAGGCGTTGATCTTTCGGATTACGCACCGAGACAATCTGCCATGGTTGTTGGCGAATGGCTTGTATTGCCCCTCGGCAGCGGAGCAGGCCCCGAGATTTATCACCATCGGCAAGCAGGATCTGATTGACAAACGGGCAACGCGAGTGGTGCCGGTGCCGCCGGGTGGCGTGCTGAGCGACTACATACCTTTCTACTTCACACCGGCGTCGATGATGCTCTTCAACATCGTGACCGGCCATGGCGTTCAGCAACAGCGCCGGGAGGACATCGTTGTGATGGTGAGTTCGCTTCCCCGCCTGGAGCAGCTCGGCCTGCCCTTTCTATTCAGCGATCGGCATGCCTACCTGGCCAATGCCGAGTTCAGCGACCGGCTGGAGGATCTGGCCGACTTCGTGCCTTGGGGGCTGCTGCAGGCCAAGGATTTCAAGCGCGACCTCGAGAACCCCGATAAGACGGACCGCTATCAGGCCGAGGCTCTGATTCATCATCATCTGCCGGCCTCTGCACTGCTTGGCATTGGCACGTATACTGACGAGGTGCGAGTCGCCGTCAGAGCTCAGGTGGCGGCACAGCAGCTTTCGCTGAAGGTGGTTACACGACCCAACTGGTTCTTTCAATGA
- a CDS encoding GmrSD restriction endonuclease domain-containing protein, with product MTTFDSTKRSLPELLKDITTGKIQLPDFQRGWVWDDDHVQSLLVSIARSFPVGAVMLMETGGEVRFETRPVEGIDPDSVTKDPDQLILDGQQRLTSLTQAVGLDTPVDTRTAKGKAIKRHYYFDIRTALEGEDRLEDAVVAVDETRQKRSDFGRKVDLDLSTRQLECEQLHFPCDKILDSSEWLQDLFRYNQEAMGDFLEFQKRILSAFSAYQLPVIELKKETSKEAVCLVFEKVNTGGVQLSVFELITASYAAEGYNLRDDWFGSDIRDVPSRKARFEEHELLKDVQSTDLLQAITLLHTRERKLEDLKAGKTGKQVRPVSAKRASVLDLPLEAYKRWADAVEKGFVEAAYFLKGECFYSRRELPYATQLVPLAAVLTLLGNRWREPRIHAKLSRWYWSGVLGELYGGAVETRIALDLEELMHWFEGDAELPRTVIDASFDPTRLESLRSRLSAAYKGVNVLILREGAEDFFWKGNIQELDNQGVELDIHHIFPRAWCEAQGIPPRVYDSIINKTPISFKANRMIGGDAPSVYLARLQDHRQVQLNDEAMNAILEGHRIPTDALRADNFDAFYQQRKQRLLKIIEKAMGKKPLVGADEELED from the coding sequence ATGACCACCTTCGACAGCACCAAGCGCTCGCTCCCCGAGCTGCTCAAGGACATCACCACCGGCAAGATCCAGCTCCCCGACTTCCAGCGCGGCTGGGTGTGGGACGACGACCACGTGCAGAGTCTGCTGGTCAGTATCGCCCGCTCCTTCCCGGTAGGAGCGGTGATGCTGATGGAAACCGGCGGGGAGGTGCGCTTCGAGACCCGCCCGGTGGAGGGCATCGATCCGGACAGCGTCACCAAGGATCCGGACCAGTTGATCCTCGACGGCCAGCAGCGCCTCACCAGCCTGACGCAGGCGGTGGGCCTGGATACCCCGGTAGATACACGTACCGCCAAGGGCAAGGCCATCAAGCGCCACTACTATTTCGACATCCGTACCGCCCTGGAAGGCGAGGATCGGCTGGAGGATGCCGTAGTGGCGGTGGACGAGACCCGCCAGAAGCGCAGCGATTTCGGCCGCAAGGTGGACTTGGATCTCTCCACCCGCCAGCTAGAGTGCGAACAGCTTCATTTCCCCTGCGATAAAATCCTCGACTCCTCTGAATGGTTGCAGGATCTGTTCCGCTACAACCAGGAGGCCATGGGTGACTTTCTGGAGTTTCAGAAGCGAATCCTCAGCGCCTTCTCTGCCTACCAGTTGCCGGTGATCGAACTGAAGAAGGAGACCTCCAAAGAGGCGGTCTGCCTGGTGTTCGAGAAGGTCAACACCGGCGGGGTGCAGCTCTCAGTGTTCGAGCTGATCACCGCCAGCTACGCCGCGGAGGGCTACAACCTGCGCGACGACTGGTTCGGCTCCGATATCCGCGACGTGCCCTCCCGCAAGGCGCGCTTCGAGGAGCACGAGCTGCTCAAAGACGTGCAGAGCACCGACCTGCTCCAGGCCATCACCCTGCTGCACACCCGCGAGCGCAAGCTGGAGGACCTCAAGGCCGGCAAGACGGGCAAACAGGTGCGCCCAGTCAGCGCCAAGCGCGCCTCGGTGCTGGACCTCCCCCTCGAAGCGTACAAGCGCTGGGCCGATGCCGTGGAGAAGGGCTTCGTCGAGGCGGCGTACTTCCTCAAGGGAGAGTGCTTCTACAGCCGCCGCGAGCTACCCTACGCCACCCAGCTGGTGCCCCTCGCCGCGGTGCTCACTCTGCTCGGCAATCGCTGGCGCGAGCCGCGCATCCACGCCAAGCTCTCCCGCTGGTACTGGAGCGGGGTGCTGGGCGAACTCTATGGCGGCGCCGTGGAGACCCGCATCGCCCTCGACCTCGAGGAGCTTATGCACTGGTTTGAGGGCGACGCCGAGCTGCCTCGCACCGTGATCGATGCCTCCTTCGATCCCACCCGCCTAGAATCCCTGAGGAGCCGCCTCAGTGCTGCCTACAAGGGTGTCAATGTACTGATCCTGCGCGAGGGCGCTGAAGATTTCTTCTGGAAGGGAAACATCCAGGAGCTAGATAACCAAGGGGTCGAACTCGATATCCACCATATCTTCCCCCGTGCCTGGTGCGAAGCTCAGGGCATCCCACCTAGGGTTTACGATTCCATTATCAACAAGACGCCGATCTCCTTTAAAGCCAACCGCATGATTGGCGGTGATGCCCCCTCGGTTTACCTGGCCCGCCTGCAGGATCATCGACAGGTCCAGCTCAACGATGAGGCGATGAATGCCATCCTCGAGGGGCACCGCATCCCCACTGATGCTCTGCGCGCCGACAACTTCGACGCCTTCTACCAGCAGCGCAAGCAACGGCTACTCAAAATCATCGAGAAGGCCATGGGCAAGAAGCCGTTGGTAGGTGCCGATGAGGAATTGGAAGACTGA